The following are from one region of the Quadrisphaera setariae genome:
- a CDS encoding methyl-accepting chemotaxis protein has protein sequence MEALEAVLRALEEPVSDLLEVQRRISSTLAEQLSCSFAGVWMPDASGDFVLQAVSGELSGVGEGAGARSSDFAGPGQGQAFASLKRPVKLPLEEGTPQALERCAAFVARGAVHGGLMPVVHAGRTVAVHEFRSTRPLPFFDGREGKWAAISRIAAQVGEVARAGAAIAETLHDREAVTTVVTRLNSAHTPEQALRTALDEVRSSFGWAYGSFWSLDEQAGVLRFAQESGSAGDEFRAVTLAASFAEGVGLSGRAWRARDLVAVEDLGELSDCVRAPAAQRAGVKSGVCFPVVLGGRVVGTMDFFTTSTVVLSESRTSALRQVAQLVTQRLEVLHRSEADAEAARALLDTVTRLRAATTDAVEVGDRSAEQARAVEAEVASLASASTAIGDILKVITSIAEQTNLLALNATIEAARAGEAGKGFAVVAGEVKELARATAEATERVAQRVGDMQASSASVASGIAAAAATIGRLDAVQNQMTAVLEEQAAMASAFTAREDAR, from the coding sequence GTGGAGGCCCTCGAGGCCGTGCTGCGCGCGCTCGAGGAGCCGGTCTCCGACCTGCTGGAGGTCCAGCGCCGCATCTCGAGCACCCTCGCCGAGCAGCTGTCCTGCTCCTTCGCCGGCGTGTGGATGCCGGACGCCTCCGGCGACTTCGTCCTGCAGGCGGTCAGTGGCGAGCTGAGCGGTGTCGGCGAGGGAGCGGGCGCGCGGAGCTCGGACTTCGCGGGGCCGGGCCAGGGCCAGGCGTTCGCCAGCCTGAAGCGGCCGGTGAAGCTGCCTCTGGAGGAGGGCACCCCCCAGGCGCTGGAGCGCTGCGCGGCCTTCGTGGCCCGGGGCGCCGTGCACGGCGGCCTCATGCCCGTCGTGCACGCCGGGCGCACGGTCGCCGTGCACGAGTTCCGCTCCACCCGCCCACTGCCGTTCTTCGACGGCCGCGAGGGCAAGTGGGCGGCCATCTCCCGCATCGCGGCCCAGGTCGGAGAGGTGGCGCGGGCCGGCGCGGCGATCGCCGAGACGCTCCACGACCGCGAGGCCGTGACCACCGTGGTCACCCGGCTCAACAGCGCCCACACGCCCGAGCAGGCGCTGCGCACGGCGCTGGACGAGGTGCGCAGCTCCTTCGGGTGGGCCTACGGGTCCTTCTGGAGCCTGGACGAGCAGGCTGGCGTGCTCCGCTTCGCGCAGGAGTCCGGCTCGGCCGGGGACGAGTTCCGCGCGGTGACGCTGGCGGCCTCGTTCGCCGAGGGGGTGGGCCTGTCGGGACGGGCCTGGCGCGCTCGTGACCTGGTGGCCGTAGAGGACCTCGGTGAGCTGAGCGACTGCGTCCGCGCGCCGGCCGCCCAGCGGGCCGGCGTGAAGTCGGGGGTGTGCTTCCCGGTGGTGCTCGGCGGGCGCGTGGTGGGCACGATGGACTTCTTCACCACGAGCACGGTGGTGCTGTCCGAGTCGCGGACCTCCGCGCTGCGCCAGGTGGCCCAGCTGGTCACCCAGCGACTGGAGGTGCTGCACCGCAGCGAGGCGGACGCCGAGGCCGCGCGGGCCCTGCTGGACACCGTCACGCGGCTGCGCGCCGCCACCACGGACGCCGTGGAGGTCGGTGACCGCAGCGCCGAGCAGGCGCGCGCCGTGGAGGCCGAGGTGGCGTCGCTGGCCAGTGCGTCCACCGCCATCGGCGACATCCTCAAGGTCATCACGAGCATCGCGGAGCAGACCAACCTCCTGGCCCTCAACGCCACCATCGAGGCCGCGCGCGCCGGCGAGGCCGGCAAGGGCTTCGCGGTGGTCGCAGGGGAGGTCAAGGAGCTGGCCCGGGCCACCGCCGAGGCGACCGAGCGCGTGGCGCAGCGCGTCGGTGACATGCAGGCGTCCTCGGCCTCGGTGGCCTCGGGCATCGCCGCTGCGGCGGCCACCATCGGCCGGCTGGACGCCGTGCAGAACCAGATGACCGCGGTGCTGGAGGAGCAGGCCGCCATGGCCAGCGCCTTCACCGCGCGGGAGGACGCGCGCTGA
- a CDS encoding PIN domain-containing protein: protein MIVVDASVITSALTDDGPLGTAARSELQRDLHWAAPDHLPVEVFSAVRGLRTGGRITEDRAVDSLAALASFVIERVPVALLLARMWELRGHVSGCDAAYAVAAESLGCPLLTVDRRPATGDWRGQPACGARSAPLLPRCDALALDRHRGAGWGPGRQRVSAAADTVGCVAACSDGAGELALDVAVPAQVRAKAAAAKGRKRAPKPPEPVAEVEPVARVVVDVPLPHLDRAFEYAVPASMAETAQPGVRVRVRFAGQDVEGFLLSRESVAEHTGRLAPLRAVVSPEPVLDAELLGTCRAVADRWGGTLADVLRLAVPRRHATTEKTTAERAAARDEAAVADGGAATRVELPAAPDPHDPTGPWAPYPAGPALLERLAAPAATSGVRAVWTALPSRATSQDWPAALAAAAQAALSAGRGALIVVPDHRDVARVDAALTTALGGTRSAPRHVRLTADQGPAARYAAWLALRRGHVRVAVGTRAAALAPVADPGLLAVWDDGDDLHAEPHAPYPHVREVMALRAERTGAALLVGGHSRTAEAQRWVESGWARAVEAPREVVRTSSPRVLLPGDDVEAERDAAARSARLPSLAFRTAQSALAGRLPGQARPGPVLVQVPRRGYLLTLRCEHCRARARCRRCAGPLQLTGADSHPVCRWCSTDDPTWTCPQCRGDRLRSAVVGARRTAEELGRAFPGVPVKTSGGGAGVLETVDGDAALVISTPGAEPVAEGGYAAALLLDGWALLEREELRAAEEALRRWSAAAALVRPQSAGGAVVLLAPAGVPPVEALVRWDPAWHASRELAERRELGLPPGAAFARLDGPAVAVDALLAALQRTDDYRAALPPHAEVLGPTPLEPDRRPSAAGDDGGAATPRAFALVRVPLAERAALAKALQGAVAVRSARKEAGSVRVQLDPEHVV from the coding sequence GTGATCGTCGTCGACGCCTCCGTCATCACCAGCGCCCTGACCGACGACGGTCCGCTCGGCACGGCGGCTCGCTCCGAGCTGCAGCGGGACCTGCACTGGGCAGCCCCGGACCACCTCCCGGTCGAGGTCTTCTCGGCGGTGCGAGGGCTGCGTACCGGCGGCAGGATCACCGAGGACCGGGCGGTCGACTCGCTCGCCGCCCTGGCGTCGTTCGTGATCGAGCGGGTGCCCGTGGCGCTGCTCCTGGCACGGATGTGGGAGCTGCGCGGGCACGTCAGCGGCTGCGACGCCGCGTACGCGGTGGCCGCCGAGTCGCTCGGCTGCCCGCTGCTGACCGTCGACCGGCGACCGGCGACCGGCGACTGGCGCGGGCAGCCGGCCTGCGGTGCGAGGTCCGCACCGCTGCTGCCTCGATGTGACGCGCTGGCGCTCGATCGTCACCGAGGGGCGGGGTGGGGGCCGGGGCGGCAGAGGGTGTCGGCGGCGGCTGACACAGTGGGCTGCGTGGCGGCGTGTTCGGACGGAGCGGGCGAGCTCGCTCTCGACGTGGCCGTGCCCGCCCAGGTCCGCGCGAAGGCCGCTGCGGCGAAGGGGCGCAAGCGCGCCCCGAAGCCGCCCGAGCCGGTGGCCGAGGTCGAGCCGGTGGCGCGCGTCGTCGTCGACGTCCCCCTGCCCCACCTCGACAGGGCCTTCGAGTACGCGGTCCCCGCGTCGATGGCCGAGACCGCGCAGCCGGGTGTGCGGGTGCGCGTGCGGTTCGCGGGGCAGGACGTCGAGGGCTTCCTGCTCAGCAGGGAGTCCGTGGCGGAGCACACGGGCCGCCTCGCGCCGCTGCGCGCCGTGGTCTCCCCGGAGCCCGTGCTCGACGCCGAGCTGCTCGGCACGTGCCGGGCCGTCGCTGACAGGTGGGGCGGCACCCTCGCCGACGTGCTGCGCCTGGCGGTCCCACGTCGCCACGCCACGACGGAGAAGACGACGGCGGAGCGCGCCGCCGCACGCGACGAGGCTGCCGTGGCCGACGGCGGCGCCGCCACACGCGTGGAGCTGCCCGCAGCACCCGACCCCCACGACCCGACCGGCCCGTGGGCGCCCTACCCCGCCGGCCCCGCGCTGCTGGAGCGGCTGGCCGCCCCCGCCGCCACCTCGGGCGTCCGGGCGGTGTGGACGGCGCTGCCCTCGCGCGCGACGTCGCAGGACTGGCCGGCCGCCCTGGCTGCTGCGGCGCAGGCCGCGCTGTCGGCTGGGCGGGGCGCGCTCATCGTCGTCCCCGACCACCGCGACGTGGCGAGGGTCGACGCCGCGCTGACCACCGCCCTGGGAGGCACCAGGTCCGCGCCGCGGCACGTGAGGCTCACCGCCGACCAGGGCCCCGCCGCCCGCTACGCCGCGTGGCTGGCGCTGCGGCGGGGACACGTCCGCGTGGCCGTCGGCACCCGCGCCGCCGCCCTCGCGCCCGTGGCCGACCCCGGGCTGCTCGCGGTCTGGGACGACGGCGACGACCTGCACGCCGAACCCCACGCTCCCTACCCGCACGTGCGCGAGGTGATGGCGCTGCGCGCCGAGCGCACCGGCGCCGCGCTGCTGGTGGGCGGCCACAGCCGCACCGCCGAGGCGCAGCGCTGGGTGGAGTCGGGCTGGGCCCGCGCCGTGGAGGCCCCCCGCGAGGTGGTGCGCACCTCCTCCCCCCGGGTGCTCCTCCCCGGCGACGACGTCGAGGCCGAGCGCGACGCCGCCGCGCGCTCCGCCCGCCTGCCCTCCCTGGCGTTCCGGACGGCGCAGTCAGCGCTCGCGGGGCGCCTGCCGGGGCAGGCGCGTCCCGGTCCGGTGCTCGTCCAGGTGCCACGCCGCGGCTACCTCCTCACCCTGCGCTGCGAGCACTGCCGGGCCCGTGCGCGCTGCCGGCGGTGCGCCGGCCCGCTGCAGCTGACGGGCGCCGACTCCCACCCCGTGTGCCGCTGGTGCAGCACGGACGACCCGACCTGGACCTGCCCCCAGTGCCGGGGCGACCGCCTGCGCTCGGCGGTGGTCGGCGCGCGCCGCACCGCCGAGGAGCTGGGACGGGCGTTCCCCGGTGTGCCCGTGAAGACCTCCGGCGGGGGAGCGGGCGTGCTCGAGACCGTCGACGGCGACGCCGCGCTCGTCATCAGCACGCCCGGCGCGGAGCCGGTGGCCGAGGGCGGGTACGCCGCGGCGCTGCTCCTCGACGGGTGGGCCCTGCTGGAGCGCGAGGAGCTGCGGGCCGCGGAGGAGGCGCTGCGCCGCTGGTCAGCGGCCGCCGCGCTCGTGCGACCGCAGTCAGCCGGAGGCGCGGTGGTGCTGCTGGCACCGGCCGGCGTGCCGCCGGTGGAGGCGCTGGTGCGGTGGGACCCGGCCTGGCACGCCTCCCGCGAGCTGGCCGAGCGCCGCGAGCTGGGCCTGCCGCCGGGGGCGGCGTTCGCCCGGCTCGACGGGCCGGCGGTCGCCGTGGACGCGCTGCTGGCGGCGCTGCAGCGCACCGACGATTACCGGGCCGCCCTTCCCCCGCACGCCGAGGTGCTCGGACCCACGCCGCTCGAGCCCGACCGCCGCCCCAGCGCTGCCGGGGACGACGGCGGCGCTGCGACGCCACGAGCGTTCGCCCTGGTCAGGGTGCCCCTCGCCGAGCGCGCAGCGCTGGCGAAGGCGCTGCAGGGGGCTGTCGCCGTCCGCAGCGCCCGCAAGGAGGCGGGCTCCGTCAGGGTCCAGCTGGACCCCGAGCACGTCGTCTGA
- the rpe gene encoding ribulose-phosphate 3-epimerase, translating to MAVTIAPSILSADFANLEAELGRIATADWAHVDVMDAHFVPNLTLGLPVVQRLAQVSPVPLDCHLMIADPDRWAPSYAEAGAHSVTFHAEAAAAPVRLARELRERGARAGLALSPATPAEPFLDWLGEFDMVLVMTVEPGFGGQSFLDGCLPKLRRLRSAVDEHGLEVRLQVDGGVSAETVERCAEAGADVFVAGSAVYGADDPAAAIAQLRGLAGG from the coding sequence GTGGCCGTGACCATCGCCCCGAGCATCCTGTCCGCCGACTTCGCCAACCTCGAGGCCGAGCTGGGGCGCATCGCCACCGCCGACTGGGCCCACGTGGACGTCATGGACGCCCACTTCGTGCCCAACCTCACCCTCGGCCTGCCCGTGGTGCAGCGCCTGGCGCAGGTCAGCCCGGTCCCGCTCGACTGCCACCTCATGATCGCTGACCCCGACCGGTGGGCCCCCTCCTACGCCGAGGCCGGCGCCCACTCGGTCACCTTCCACGCCGAGGCCGCCGCCGCTCCCGTGCGCCTGGCCCGCGAGCTGCGCGAGCGCGGCGCCCGTGCGGGACTGGCCCTGAGCCCGGCGACCCCGGCCGAGCCGTTCCTCGACTGGCTGGGCGAGTTCGACATGGTGCTCGTCATGACCGTCGAGCCCGGCTTCGGCGGCCAGAGCTTCCTCGACGGGTGCCTGCCCAAGCTGCGACGCCTGCGCTCCGCCGTGGACGAGCACGGCCTGGAGGTGCGCCTCCAGGTGGACGGCGGCGTCTCCGCCGAGACCGTCGAGCGCTGCGCCGAGGCCGGGGCCGACGTCTTCGTGGCCGGCTCGGCGGTCTACGGCGCCGACGACCCGGCCGCCGCCATCGCGCAGCTGCGCGGACTCGCCGGCGGGTGA
- the fmt gene encoding methionyl-tRNA formyltransferase, with protein MRIVFAGTPAVAETALEALLASDHEVVGVVSRPDTVAGRGRRALQSPVVVRALAAGLPVLQPARASDPEFLAGLAALEPDCCPVVAYGALLPRPVLDVPRLGWVNLHFSLLPAWRGAAPVQRAVMAGDDVTGTTTFLLEEGMDTGPVLGTTTTTIGPRETSGELLGRLAEDGARLLVATLDGLEAGALVPVPQPAEGVSLAPKVTVEDARVRWDEPAFAVDRRVRGVTPAPGAWTTVQRPDADPGEPVERLKLGPVHPLAPVALATASGPRLAPGELLVQGQEVLVGTATVPVRLGEVQPAGKRAMPAAAWARGARLDAGEVLA; from the coding sequence GTGCGCATCGTCTTCGCCGGCACGCCCGCGGTCGCCGAGACAGCGCTGGAGGCGCTGCTCGCATCCGACCACGAGGTGGTCGGCGTCGTCTCGCGGCCCGACACCGTCGCCGGCCGCGGCCGCCGCGCCCTGCAGAGCCCCGTGGTGGTCCGCGCCCTCGCCGCGGGCCTGCCGGTGCTGCAGCCGGCGCGCGCGTCCGACCCCGAGTTCCTCGCCGGTCTCGCCGCGCTCGAGCCCGACTGCTGCCCCGTGGTCGCCTACGGCGCGCTGCTGCCGCGTCCGGTGCTCGACGTCCCGCGCCTGGGCTGGGTGAACCTGCACTTCTCGCTGCTGCCGGCCTGGCGCGGCGCCGCCCCCGTGCAGCGCGCGGTCATGGCCGGGGACGACGTCACCGGCACCACCACCTTCCTCCTCGAGGAGGGCATGGACACCGGCCCGGTGCTGGGGACGACGACGACGACCATCGGGCCCCGCGAGACCTCCGGCGAGCTGCTCGGCCGGCTCGCCGAGGACGGCGCGCGGCTGCTGGTGGCCACGCTCGACGGGCTGGAGGCCGGCGCGCTGGTGCCCGTCCCGCAGCCCGCCGAGGGCGTGAGCCTGGCGCCGAAGGTGACCGTGGAGGACGCCCGCGTGCGCTGGGACGAGCCGGCGTTCGCCGTCGACCGGCGGGTGCGCGGGGTGACCCCGGCGCCCGGCGCCTGGACGACGGTGCAGCGCCCCGACGCCGACCCCGGCGAACCGGTGGAGCGGTTGAAGCTCGGCCCGGTGCACCCGCTGGCCCCGGTGGCGCTGGCGACGGCGTCCGGCCCGCGCCTCGCGCCGGGTGAGCTGCTCGTGCAGGGCCAGGAGGTGCTGGTCGGCACGGCGACGGTGCCCGTCCGCCTGGGCGAGGTGCAGCCCGCCGGCAAGCGCGCCATGCCCGCGGCGGCCTGGGCGCGCGGCGCCCGGCTCGACGCCGGGGAGGTGCTCGCATGA
- a CDS encoding DUF3592 domain-containing protein yields the protein MSPPDARRNPWWLPFTLGTLLLAIGVGVLVAGLGSARQQQVLTERGVPADAVVTSVDQDGRSLEATLEWTASTGRRIVEAGVQVDGPIVVGRHLTVIYDPRHPGVFVTGDVGDGYLAVLGLGALVALAGGAAVLRGLWARRRQARQRVLETS from the coding sequence ATGTCGCCGCCCGACGCCCGCCGCAACCCCTGGTGGCTCCCGTTCACCCTGGGAACGCTGCTGCTCGCCATCGGTGTCGGCGTGCTGGTCGCGGGTCTGGGATCGGCCCGACAGCAGCAGGTGCTGACCGAGCGCGGTGTCCCCGCCGACGCGGTGGTCACCTCTGTCGACCAGGACGGGCGCAGCCTTGAGGCCACCCTCGAGTGGACCGCGTCGACAGGGCGCAGGATCGTCGAGGCCGGAGTGCAGGTGGATGGCCCGATCGTGGTGGGACGGCACCTGACCGTGATCTACGACCCTCGCCACCCCGGCGTCTTCGTCACCGGTGACGTCGGCGACGGGTACCTCGCGGTCCTCGGGCTCGGGGCGCTGGTGGCTCTCGCAGGCGGGGCGGCGGTGCTGCGTGGGCTGTGGGCGCGGCGCCGTCAGGCGCGGCAGCGAGTGCTGGAGACCTCCTGA
- a CDS encoding flotillin family protein has protein sequence MDPTSVLVPAVIIGLVVLVVLVVVFSIARRYKIASPSEAFIVTGRKGKAVTNPETGQVSTDLSGQRVVMGGGVFVKPLVERVHVLSLSSRRISVKIGGAVSKQGIRLNLDAVAIVKVGGSEDNVRAAAQRFLHQQDEIESFTQEVLAGSLRSIVGTLTVDEIIRDRAAFAAQVAEESISSLSNQGLVLDTFQIQDVSDDTNYLRDLGRPEAAAAARNAAIAEAAARREASQAQAKADEAIAESQRDLDLRRSAFKADTDRAAADAEAAGSLAKAERDQEVLTSQERVAERQAALTERQLDTQVRKPADAARYQAEQEAQGRRNAEIYQAEGAKATSIAEAQAEAERTRLATAANAERATTFAKADADAARVAAAAAAEKVRLEGEAELARRTAIANAVRAEGEAEAAAIRAKGEAEAETQRLRAEAFERYGQAATTQMVVEALPKVARELAAPMAAISDLTVISTDGASALSKGVATNLTETLELVRRTTGVDVGALLRRAGGTTPAAAPTSGDVVSADGQA, from the coding sequence GTGGACCCGACATCGGTGCTCGTGCCCGCCGTCATCATCGGCCTGGTCGTCCTGGTCGTGCTGGTGGTGGTCTTCTCCATCGCCCGGCGCTACAAGATCGCCAGCCCGTCGGAGGCGTTCATCGTCACCGGCCGCAAGGGCAAGGCGGTGACGAACCCCGAGACGGGTCAGGTCTCCACCGACCTCTCGGGCCAGCGCGTGGTCATGGGTGGCGGCGTCTTCGTCAAGCCGCTCGTCGAGCGCGTCCACGTGCTGTCGCTGAGCAGCCGCCGCATCTCCGTGAAGATCGGCGGAGCGGTGTCGAAGCAGGGCATCCGCCTCAACCTCGACGCGGTCGCCATCGTCAAGGTGGGCGGCTCCGAGGACAACGTGCGCGCCGCCGCGCAGCGCTTCCTGCACCAGCAGGACGAGATCGAGTCGTTCACGCAGGAGGTCCTCGCGGGCTCCCTGCGCTCCATCGTCGGCACGCTCACCGTCGACGAGATCATCCGCGACCGCGCCGCGTTCGCCGCGCAGGTGGCCGAGGAGTCCATCTCCTCGCTGAGCAACCAGGGCCTGGTCCTCGACACCTTCCAGATCCAGGACGTCTCCGACGACACCAACTACCTGCGCGACCTCGGACGCCCCGAGGCCGCAGCCGCGGCCCGCAACGCCGCCATCGCCGAGGCCGCCGCCCGCCGGGAGGCCAGCCAGGCGCAGGCCAAGGCCGACGAGGCCATCGCCGAGAGCCAGCGCGACCTCGACCTGCGCCGCTCCGCCTTCAAGGCCGACACCGACCGCGCCGCCGCCGACGCCGAGGCCGCCGGCTCCCTGGCCAAGGCCGAGCGCGACCAGGAGGTGCTCACCAGCCAGGAGCGCGTGGCCGAGCGGCAGGCGGCCCTGACCGAGCGCCAGCTCGACACCCAGGTCCGCAAGCCCGCCGACGCCGCCCGCTACCAGGCCGAGCAGGAGGCTCAGGGCCGCCGCAACGCCGAGATCTACCAGGCCGAGGGTGCCAAGGCCACCTCGATCGCCGAGGCGCAGGCCGAGGCCGAGCGCACCCGCCTGGCCACCGCCGCCAACGCCGAGCGCGCCACCACCTTCGCCAAGGCCGACGCCGACGCCGCCCGCGTGGCCGCCGCAGCCGCTGCCGAGAAGGTGCGCCTGGAGGGCGAGGCCGAGCTGGCCCGGCGCACCGCCATCGCCAACGCCGTCCGCGCGGAGGGCGAGGCCGAGGCGGCGGCGATCCGCGCCAAGGGCGAGGCGGAGGCCGAGACCCAGCGCCTGCGCGCGGAGGCGTTCGAGCGCTACGGCCAGGCCGCCACCACGCAGATGGTGGTGGAGGCCCTGCCCAAGGTCGCCCGCGAGCTCGCGGCGCCCATGGCGGCGATCAGCGACCTCACGGTCATCTCCACCGACGGCGCCAGCGCGCTGTCCAAGGGCGTGGCCACCAACCTCACCGAGACCCTCGAGCTGGTGCGCCGCACCACCGGCGTGGACGTCGGCGCGCTGCTGCGCCGCGCCGGCGGCACCACCCCTGCGGCGGCTCCCACCAGCGGTGATGTGGTCAGCGCCGACGGCCAGGCCTGA
- a CDS encoding MFS transporter yields MYSLLLAIIYVAFVSLGLPDSLVGAGWPVMQRDLGVPVAYAGIVTMIIAGGTIVSSLASERLTRRLGTGVVTALSVGLTAAALLGFSQSGSFWVLCLWAVPYGLGAGAVDAALNNYVALHYAARHMSWLHGCWGLGASISPFVMSHAITSGAGWPSAYLTIGLAQVVLTAVLLVSTPLWGRVNPVAQKGGSTGGTGSGGAEERSGHVPLAQALRIPGVRLVLVAFFAYCALETTSIVWASTFLVTARDVAPATAAAFASLFLIGITAGRFLTGFVADRIGDRWLIRGGFAAVGVGALLLLVPLESDVLALAGLVVAGLGCAPVYPAIIHSTPVNFGRGSSQAVIGIQMAAAYTGSTLAPPAFGALSAWTGLWVLPLFLAVLAALGLVMSERLNQLVTRRALVGEHASA; encoded by the coding sequence GTGTACTCGCTCCTGCTGGCGATCATCTACGTCGCCTTCGTCAGCCTCGGCCTGCCGGACTCCCTCGTCGGCGCGGGCTGGCCCGTCATGCAGCGCGACCTCGGCGTCCCGGTGGCCTACGCGGGCATCGTCACCATGATCATCGCGGGCGGCACCATCGTCTCCAGCCTCGCCTCGGAACGGCTCACCCGGCGCCTCGGCACCGGCGTGGTCACCGCGCTCAGCGTCGGGCTCACCGCAGCGGCCCTCCTCGGGTTCTCCCAGTCGGGCTCCTTCTGGGTGCTCTGCCTGTGGGCCGTCCCCTACGGCCTCGGCGCGGGGGCGGTGGACGCCGCCCTCAACAACTACGTGGCCCTGCACTACGCCGCCCGCCACATGAGCTGGCTTCACGGCTGCTGGGGGTTGGGCGCCTCGATCAGCCCGTTCGTCATGAGCCACGCCATCACCTCGGGCGCGGGGTGGCCCAGCGCCTACCTGACGATCGGGCTGGCCCAGGTGGTGCTGACCGCCGTGCTGCTCGTCAGCACGCCGCTGTGGGGCAGAGTCAACCCCGTCGCGCAGAAGGGAGGCAGCACTGGCGGCACCGGCAGCGGGGGAGCGGAGGAGCGGAGCGGCCACGTCCCCCTCGCGCAGGCGCTGCGCATCCCCGGGGTGCGGCTGGTGCTGGTGGCCTTCTTCGCCTACTGCGCCCTGGAGACCACCTCCATCGTCTGGGCCTCCACCTTCCTCGTGACCGCCCGCGACGTCGCCCCCGCCACCGCGGCCGCCTTCGCCTCGCTGTTCCTCATCGGCATCACCGCCGGGCGGTTCCTCACGGGCTTCGTCGCCGACCGGATCGGTGACCGCTGGCTCATCCGCGGTGGATTCGCCGCCGTCGGCGTCGGAGCCCTCCTGCTGCTCGTGCCGCTGGAGAGCGACGTGCTGGCGCTCGCGGGCCTGGTCGTCGCGGGCCTGGGGTGCGCACCGGTCTACCCGGCGATCATCCACTCCACGCCCGTGAACTTCGGGCGCGGCAGCTCTCAGGCGGTCATCGGCATCCAGATGGCGGCGGCGTACACCGGGTCGACGCTGGCGCCCCCGGCGTTCGGAGCGCTGTCGGCGTGGACGGGCCTGTGGGTGCTCCCGCTGTTCCTCGCCGTGCTCGCGGCCCTGGGACTGGTCATGTCCGAGCGGCTCAACCAGCTCGTCACCCGCCGCGCGCTCGTCGGTGAGCACGCCAGCGCGTGA
- a CDS encoding RsmB/NOP family class I SAM-dependent RNA methyltransferase gives MTPPERGGQPGGPRGGRPGGPSGGRSNGQPGGRSGPQRGGPQRSGRPGQRGGQGSGQPGQPRPWTTTAPSARPRSGDPARRVAFDVLRAVEEQDAYANLVLPRLLRAARLDGRDAAFATELAYGALRGRGTYDAVLAACVDRPLAQLDPPVLDALRLGAHQLLATRVAPHAAVSETVALVRGAIGAGPSGLVNAVLRRVSEHDLPTWLDRVAPPVEGPGADPTAALAVRESHPAWVVRALREALVLAGRPASELPDLLAADNARPLVALAALPGLADPSELVAAGAQPGRWSPLAAVLPDGDPGDLPAVREARARVQDEGSQLAALALLAAPLAGPSGRPGRDERWADLCAGPGGKAALLAASAAQRGAHLLAVEVAPHRAQLVEQALAGVVASSSSSEGRSVVEVVAGDGRTVGAERPGEFDRVLVDAPCTGLGALRRRPEARWRRTPADVSALAPLQRELLSSALEAVRPGGVVAYVTCSPHPAETQAVLDDVVRRWAKDGEQLEVLDAPAVLRELAGVDAGTGAGSNRAQLWPHLHGTDAMSVSLLRRPR, from the coding sequence ATGACCCCGCCCGAGCGCGGCGGACAGCCCGGTGGTCCGCGCGGCGGACGTCCCGGTGGGCCTTCCGGCGGACGGTCGAACGGCCAGCCCGGCGGGCGGAGCGGCCCCCAGCGCGGCGGCCCCCAGCGGTCCGGCCGCCCGGGCCAGCGCGGCGGACAGGGCAGCGGACAGCCCGGCCAGCCGCGTCCCTGGACGACGACGGCGCCGTCCGCGCGCCCGCGCAGCGGCGACCCCGCCCGGCGGGTCGCCTTCGACGTCCTGCGCGCCGTGGAGGAGCAGGACGCGTACGCCAACCTCGTGCTCCCGCGCCTCCTGCGCGCCGCCCGCCTCGACGGGCGCGACGCGGCGTTCGCCACCGAGCTGGCCTACGGGGCGCTGCGGGGGCGGGGCACCTACGACGCCGTGCTCGCCGCCTGCGTCGACAGGCCGCTGGCCCAGCTCGACCCGCCCGTCCTCGACGCGCTGCGACTGGGCGCCCACCAGCTGCTCGCCACCCGCGTGGCTCCGCACGCGGCGGTGAGCGAGACCGTCGCGCTGGTGCGCGGCGCCATCGGCGCCGGCCCGTCGGGCCTGGTCAACGCCGTGCTGCGGCGGGTCTCCGAGCACGACCTGCCCACCTGGCTCGACAGGGTCGCGCCGCCGGTGGAGGGGCCGGGGGCCGACCCCACGGCCGCGCTCGCCGTGCGCGAGAGCCACCCCGCCTGGGTGGTGCGCGCGCTGCGCGAGGCGCTCGTGCTCGCTGGGCGCCCTGCGTCCGAGCTGCCCGACCTGCTGGCCGCCGACAACGCCCGCCCCCTCGTGGCGCTGGCCGCGCTGCCCGGGCTCGCCGATCCCTCCGAGCTGGTGGCGGCGGGCGCGCAGCCCGGGCGGTGGTCGCCGCTGGCCGCAGTGCTGCCGGACGGAGACCCCGGCGACCTGCCCGCTGTGCGCGAGGCTCGGGCCCGCGTGCAGGACGAGGGCAGCCAGCTCGCCGCGCTGGCGCTGCTGGCCGCTCCGCTGGCCGGTCCCAGCGGCAGGCCGGGCCGTGACGAGCGCTGGGCGGACCTGTGCGCGGGCCCCGGAGGCAAGGCCGCCCTCCTCGCTGCGAGCGCCGCGCAGCGGGGCGCCCACCTGCTGGCCGTGGAGGTGGCGCCGCACCGGGCGCAGCTCGTGGAGCAGGCGCTGGCCGGTGTCGTCGCGTCGTCCTCGTCGTCGGAGGGCCGCAGCGTCGTGGAGGTGGTGGCCGGCGACGGTCGCACCGTCGGGGCTGAGCGGCCGGGGGAGTTCGACAGGGTGCTCGTCGACGCCCCGTGCACCGGGCTGGGGGCGCTGCGCCGCCGTCCGGAGGCTCGCTGGCGGCGCACCCCCGCCGACGTGTCGGCCCTGGCGCCGCTGCAGCGCGAGCTGCTGTCCTCCGCGCTGGAGGCGGTGCGTCCGGGCGGGGTGGTCGCCTACGTGACGTGCAGCCCGCACCCCGCGGAGACGCAGGCGGTGCTCGACGACGTCGTGCGCCGCTGGGCCAAGGACGGCGAGCAGCTGGAGGTGCTGGACGCCCCCGCGGTGCTGCGCGAGCTGGCCGGTGTGGACGCCGGCACGGGAGCCGGGTCGAACCGTGCCCAGCTGTGGCCGCACCTGCACGGCACGGACGCCATGAGCGTCAGCCTCCTGCGCCGACCCCGCTGA